From one Felis catus isolate Fca126 chromosome E2, F.catus_Fca126_mat1.0, whole genome shotgun sequence genomic stretch:
- the SIGLEC5 gene encoding sialic acid-binding Ig-like lectin 5 isoform X4: protein MCTERRNRSPQEDRDPPLHPAWKSFKAAEKSFSWRPLFFLSVQFLTIVFPGQGEDPEYQLRVKESVTVQEGLCVHVPCSFSYPWKWWYPRTMLYIYWFREKDTSSNHYPVATNNPQRAVKTEARGRFRLVGDPWAYNCSLKIRDAMRSDEGVYFFRVERGEDVRYTYTHTTMTLRVAALTQEPDIHFPEPLKSGWPAELTCSLPGSCEGERPLTFSWVGAALDSLDPETLHSSVLAFTPRLQDHGTNLTCQVKLPEVQATVERTTWLNVSYAPHNLTISIFSNVTAISILENTSSLLIWEGQALRLLCAAASNPPAELSWFRGSPALNATPMYRTHILELPQVGAAEEGVLTCRAQNSLGSQHVSLRLSVVCPPRLLGPSCSWEGEALGCTCSARARPAPTLRWRLGEGLLEGNHSDASLTVTSSSEGPWANSSLSLRGPLRSDLRLGCEARNEHGAQSTAAVLVLLPGQSLSLAETATAAVGGAGAMALLCLCLCLLAFWVVRARRKQASRSQEGMANEDPVMGTVAWLSRSIKISVVSGI, encoded by the exons ATGTGCACGGAAAGAAGAAATCGGTCACCACAAGAAGATCGAG ACCCTCCTCTCCACCCAGCCTGGAAATCCTTTAAGGCTGCAGAGAAGTCATTCAGTTGGCGTCCTTTGTTCTTCCTGAGCGTCCAGTTCCTAACTATTGTATTTCCTGGGCAAG GGGAGGATCCAGAGTACCAGCTCCGAGTGAAGGAATCCGTGACCGTGCAGGAGGGTCTGTGTGTCCACGTGCCCTGTTCCTTCTCCTACCCTTGGAAGTGGTGGTATCCCCGGACGATGCTCTACATATACTGGTTCCGGGAAAAGGACACCTCAAGCAACCATTATCCGGTGGCTACAAACAACCCACAGAGAGCAGTGAAGACAGAGGCCCGGGGCCGATTCCGCCTCGTCGGGGACCCCTGGGCCTACAACTGCTCCCTGAAAATCAGAGACGCCATGAGGAGTGATGAAGGAGTCTACTTTTTCCgagtggagagaggagaagacgTGAGATATACTTACACACATACGACGATGACTCTGCGGGTGGCAG CCCTGACACAGGAACCCGACATCCACTTCCCGGAGCCCCTCAAGTCTGGCTGGCCCGCAGAGCTGACCTGCAGCCTGCCGGGGTCCTGCGAAGGGGAAAGACCTCTCACATTCTCCTGGGTGGGGGCTGCTCTGGACTCGCTGGACCCCGAGACCCTGCACTCCTCGGTGCTGGCCTTCACCCCGAGGCTGCAGGACCATGGCACCAACCTCACCTGTCAGGTGAAACTGCCAGAAGTTCAGGCCACCGTGGAAAGAACCACCTGGCTCAATGTCTCCT ATGCCCCCCACAACCTCACCATCAGCATCTTCAGCAATGTCACAG CCATCAGCATTCTGGAAAACACCTCATCCCTTCTCATCTGGGAGGGCCAAGCTTTGCGGCTGCTCTGTGCTGCTGCCAGCAACCCCCCCGCTGAGCTGAGCTGGTTCCGGGGGTCCCCTGCCCTGAATGCCACCCCCATGTACAGGACCCACATCCTGGAACTGCCTCAAGTCGGGGCTGCGGAGGAAGGAGTCCTCACCTGCCGAGCTCAGAACTCGCTGGGCTCCCAGCACGTCTCCCTGCGTCTCTCTGTGGTCT gcccCCCGCGGCTGCTCGGCCCCTCCTGCTCCTGGGAGGGCGAGGCGCTGGGCTGCACCTGCTCCGCCAGAGCCCGGCCGGCCCCCACCCTGCGCtggcggctgggggaggggctgctggaggggaacCACAGCGACGCCTCCTTGACCGTCACCTCCAGCTCCGAGGGGCCCTGGGCCAACAGCTCCCTGAGCCTCAGGGGGCCGCTGCGCTCCGACCTCAGACTCGGCTGCGAGGCCCGGAATGAGCACGGGGCCCAGAGCACCGCCGCGGTCCTGGTGTTGCTGCCAG GGCAGTCGCTCTCCCTGGCAGAAACCGCGACTGCAGCTGTGGGAGGCGCTGGAGCCATGGCTCTgctgtgcctgtgtctgtgtctcctcgCCTTCTGGGT GGTGAGAGCCCGCCGGAAGCAAGCGTCTAGGAGTCAAGAGGGCATGGCTAATGAAGACCCTGTCATGGGTACAGTCGCCTGG TTGTCAAGGAGCATAAAAATCTCTGTCGTCAGTGGCATATGA
- the SIGLEC5 gene encoding sialic acid-binding Ig-like lectin 5 isoform X1, with translation MCTERRNRSPQEDRDPPLHPAWKSFKAAEKSFSWRPLFFLSVQFLTIVFPGQGEDPEYQLRVKESVTVQEGLCVHVPCSFSYPWKWWYPRTMLYIYWFREKDTSSNHYPVATNNPQRAVKTEARGRFRLVGDPWAYNCSLKIRDAMRSDEGVYFFRVERGEDVRYTYTHTTMTLRVAALTQEPDIHFPEPLKSGWPAELTCSLPGSCEGERPLTFSWVGAALDSLDPETLHSSVLAFTPRLQDHGTNLTCQVKLPEVQATVERTTWLNVSYAPHNLTISIFSNVTAISILENTSSLLIWEGQALRLLCAAASNPPAELSWFRGSPALNATPMYRTHILELPQVGAAEEGVLTCRAQNSLGSQHVSLRLSVVCPPRLLGPSCSWEGEALGCTCSARARPAPTLRWRLGEGLLEGNHSDASLTVTSSSEGPWANSSLSLRGPLRSDLRLGCEARNEHGAQSTAAVLVLLPGQSLSLAETATAAVGGAGAMALLCLCLCLLAFWVVRARRKQASRSQEGMANEDPVMGTVAWSFRRCPLMATPALVRLWCSHTGLLVVSPTAWTLCTYSSSHQKCPSVPISVTPLHVSTSSALGKLCHFLPCQRPRLPPLRPQSSVSSPVSRGTSHNTTAFRRVWDVFAGGGCSCLSLRPCPPCPFCLFMKLGPWCPTWSYPECVVHGQSLERALFACTYSFCP, from the exons ATGTGCACGGAAAGAAGAAATCGGTCACCACAAGAAGATCGAG ACCCTCCTCTCCACCCAGCCTGGAAATCCTTTAAGGCTGCAGAGAAGTCATTCAGTTGGCGTCCTTTGTTCTTCCTGAGCGTCCAGTTCCTAACTATTGTATTTCCTGGGCAAG GGGAGGATCCAGAGTACCAGCTCCGAGTGAAGGAATCCGTGACCGTGCAGGAGGGTCTGTGTGTCCACGTGCCCTGTTCCTTCTCCTACCCTTGGAAGTGGTGGTATCCCCGGACGATGCTCTACATATACTGGTTCCGGGAAAAGGACACCTCAAGCAACCATTATCCGGTGGCTACAAACAACCCACAGAGAGCAGTGAAGACAGAGGCCCGGGGCCGATTCCGCCTCGTCGGGGACCCCTGGGCCTACAACTGCTCCCTGAAAATCAGAGACGCCATGAGGAGTGATGAAGGAGTCTACTTTTTCCgagtggagagaggagaagacgTGAGATATACTTACACACATACGACGATGACTCTGCGGGTGGCAG CCCTGACACAGGAACCCGACATCCACTTCCCGGAGCCCCTCAAGTCTGGCTGGCCCGCAGAGCTGACCTGCAGCCTGCCGGGGTCCTGCGAAGGGGAAAGACCTCTCACATTCTCCTGGGTGGGGGCTGCTCTGGACTCGCTGGACCCCGAGACCCTGCACTCCTCGGTGCTGGCCTTCACCCCGAGGCTGCAGGACCATGGCACCAACCTCACCTGTCAGGTGAAACTGCCAGAAGTTCAGGCCACCGTGGAAAGAACCACCTGGCTCAATGTCTCCT ATGCCCCCCACAACCTCACCATCAGCATCTTCAGCAATGTCACAG CCATCAGCATTCTGGAAAACACCTCATCCCTTCTCATCTGGGAGGGCCAAGCTTTGCGGCTGCTCTGTGCTGCTGCCAGCAACCCCCCCGCTGAGCTGAGCTGGTTCCGGGGGTCCCCTGCCCTGAATGCCACCCCCATGTACAGGACCCACATCCTGGAACTGCCTCAAGTCGGGGCTGCGGAGGAAGGAGTCCTCACCTGCCGAGCTCAGAACTCGCTGGGCTCCCAGCACGTCTCCCTGCGTCTCTCTGTGGTCT gcccCCCGCGGCTGCTCGGCCCCTCCTGCTCCTGGGAGGGCGAGGCGCTGGGCTGCACCTGCTCCGCCAGAGCCCGGCCGGCCCCCACCCTGCGCtggcggctgggggaggggctgctggaggggaacCACAGCGACGCCTCCTTGACCGTCACCTCCAGCTCCGAGGGGCCCTGGGCCAACAGCTCCCTGAGCCTCAGGGGGCCGCTGCGCTCCGACCTCAGACTCGGCTGCGAGGCCCGGAATGAGCACGGGGCCCAGAGCACCGCCGCGGTCCTGGTGTTGCTGCCAG GGCAGTCGCTCTCCCTGGCAGAAACCGCGACTGCAGCTGTGGGAGGCGCTGGAGCCATGGCTCTgctgtgcctgtgtctgtgtctcctcgCCTTCTGGGT GGTGAGAGCCCGCCGGAAGCAAGCGTCTAGGAGTCAAGAGGGCATGGCTAATGAAGACCCTGTCATGGGTACAGTCGCCTGG TCCTTCAGGAGGTGTCCCTTGATGGCCACTCCAGCCCTGGTCCGGCTatggtgcagccacactggccttctggTGGTCTCCCCTACCGCTTGGACCCTTTGCACGTACAGCTCCTCCCACCAGAAATGCCCTTCTGTCCCCATTTCCGTCACCCCACTTCACGTATCAACATCTTCTGCTCTGGGAAAGCTTTGCCATTTCCTTCCCTGCCAACGCCCACGCCTCCCTCCTCTACGTCCCCAGAGCTCCGTGTCCAGCCCCGTCTCGAGGGGCACATCCCACAACACCACTGCATTTCGTCGTGTTTGGGATGTCTTTGCCGGCGGGGGCTGCAGTTGTCTCTCACTCCGCCCCTGTCCTCCATGTCCCTTCTGCCTTTTTATGAAACTGGGGCCGTGGTGCCCTACATGGAGTTATCCAGAATGCGTTGTTCATGGCCAGTCCCTGGAACGGGCATTGTTTGCTTGCACGTACTCGTTTTGTCCATAA
- the SIGLEC5 gene encoding sialic acid-binding Ig-like lectin 5 isoform X3 has product MCTERRNRSPQEDRDPPLHPAWKSFKAAEKSFSWRPLFFLSVQFLTIVFPGQGEDPEYQLRVKESVTVQEGLCVHVPCSFSYPWKWWYPRTMLYIYWFREKDTSSNHYPVATNNPQRAVKTEARGRFRLVGDPWAYNCSLKIRDAMRSDEGVYFFRVERGEDVRYTYTHTTMTLRVAALTQEPDIHFPEPLKSGWPAELTCSLPGSCEGERPLTFSWVGAALDSLDPETLHSSVLAFTPRLQDHGTNLTCQVKLPEVQATVERTTWLNVSYAPHNLTISIFSNVTAISILENTSSLLIWEGQALRLLCAAASNPPAELSWFRGSPALNATPMYRTHILELPQVGAAEEGVLTCRAQNSLGSQHVSLRLSVVCPPRLLGPSCSWEGEALGCTCSARARPAPTLRWRLGEGLLEGNHSDASLTVTSSSEGPWANSSLSLRGPLRSDLRLGCEARNEHGAQSTAAVLVLLPGQSLSLAETATAAVGGAGAMALLCLCLCLLAFWVVRARRKQASRSQEGMANEDPVMGTVAWGSRKKPWPDSPPDQTTPAGDAPPSREQQELHYASFSFHGIKMREPQDQEATSTSEYSEIRTSK; this is encoded by the exons ATGTGCACGGAAAGAAGAAATCGGTCACCACAAGAAGATCGAG ACCCTCCTCTCCACCCAGCCTGGAAATCCTTTAAGGCTGCAGAGAAGTCATTCAGTTGGCGTCCTTTGTTCTTCCTGAGCGTCCAGTTCCTAACTATTGTATTTCCTGGGCAAG GGGAGGATCCAGAGTACCAGCTCCGAGTGAAGGAATCCGTGACCGTGCAGGAGGGTCTGTGTGTCCACGTGCCCTGTTCCTTCTCCTACCCTTGGAAGTGGTGGTATCCCCGGACGATGCTCTACATATACTGGTTCCGGGAAAAGGACACCTCAAGCAACCATTATCCGGTGGCTACAAACAACCCACAGAGAGCAGTGAAGACAGAGGCCCGGGGCCGATTCCGCCTCGTCGGGGACCCCTGGGCCTACAACTGCTCCCTGAAAATCAGAGACGCCATGAGGAGTGATGAAGGAGTCTACTTTTTCCgagtggagagaggagaagacgTGAGATATACTTACACACATACGACGATGACTCTGCGGGTGGCAG CCCTGACACAGGAACCCGACATCCACTTCCCGGAGCCCCTCAAGTCTGGCTGGCCCGCAGAGCTGACCTGCAGCCTGCCGGGGTCCTGCGAAGGGGAAAGACCTCTCACATTCTCCTGGGTGGGGGCTGCTCTGGACTCGCTGGACCCCGAGACCCTGCACTCCTCGGTGCTGGCCTTCACCCCGAGGCTGCAGGACCATGGCACCAACCTCACCTGTCAGGTGAAACTGCCAGAAGTTCAGGCCACCGTGGAAAGAACCACCTGGCTCAATGTCTCCT ATGCCCCCCACAACCTCACCATCAGCATCTTCAGCAATGTCACAG CCATCAGCATTCTGGAAAACACCTCATCCCTTCTCATCTGGGAGGGCCAAGCTTTGCGGCTGCTCTGTGCTGCTGCCAGCAACCCCCCCGCTGAGCTGAGCTGGTTCCGGGGGTCCCCTGCCCTGAATGCCACCCCCATGTACAGGACCCACATCCTGGAACTGCCTCAAGTCGGGGCTGCGGAGGAAGGAGTCCTCACCTGCCGAGCTCAGAACTCGCTGGGCTCCCAGCACGTCTCCCTGCGTCTCTCTGTGGTCT gcccCCCGCGGCTGCTCGGCCCCTCCTGCTCCTGGGAGGGCGAGGCGCTGGGCTGCACCTGCTCCGCCAGAGCCCGGCCGGCCCCCACCCTGCGCtggcggctgggggaggggctgctggaggggaacCACAGCGACGCCTCCTTGACCGTCACCTCCAGCTCCGAGGGGCCCTGGGCCAACAGCTCCCTGAGCCTCAGGGGGCCGCTGCGCTCCGACCTCAGACTCGGCTGCGAGGCCCGGAATGAGCACGGGGCCCAGAGCACCGCCGCGGTCCTGGTGTTGCTGCCAG GGCAGTCGCTCTCCCTGGCAGAAACCGCGACTGCAGCTGTGGGAGGCGCTGGAGCCATGGCTCTgctgtgcctgtgtctgtgtctcctcgCCTTCTGGGT GGTGAGAGCCCGCCGGAAGCAAGCGTCTAGGAGTCAAGAGGGCATGGCTAATGAAGACCCTGTCATGGGTACAGTCGCCTGG GGTTCCAGGAAGAAGCCCTGGCCAGACAGCCCCCCAGATCAAACGACCCCTGCCGGGGATGCCCCTCCCTCGAGGGAGCAGCAGGAGCTCCATTACGCCTCCTTCAGCTTTCACGGGATAAAGATGAGGGAACCTCAGGACCAGGAGGCCACCAGCACCAGTGAGTACTCGGAGATCAGGACGAGCAAGTGA
- the SIGLEC5 gene encoding sialic acid-binding Ig-like lectin 5 isoform X2, whose translation MVPLLLLPLLLGGEDPEYQLRVKESVTVQEGLCVHVPCSFSYPWKWWYPRTMLYIYWFREKDTSSNHYPVATNNPQRAVKTEARGRFRLVGDPWAYNCSLKIRDAMRSDEGVYFFRVERGEDVRYTYTHTTMTLRVAALTQEPDIHFPEPLKSGWPAELTCSLPGSCEGERPLTFSWVGAALDSLDPETLHSSVLAFTPRLQDHGTNLTCQVKLPEVQATVERTTWLNVSYAPHNLTISIFSNVTAISILENTSSLLIWEGQALRLLCAAASNPPAELSWFRGSPALNATPMYRTHILELPQVGAAEEGVLTCRAQNSLGSQHVSLRLSVVCPPRLLGPSCSWEGEALGCTCSARARPAPTLRWRLGEGLLEGNHSDASLTVTSSSEGPWANSSLSLRGPLRSDLRLGCEARNEHGAQSTAAVLVLLPGQSLSLAETATAAVGGAGAMALLCLCLCLLAFWVVRARRKQASRSQEGMANEDPVMGTVAWSFRRCPLMATPALVRLWCSHTGLLVVSPTAWTLCTYSSSHQKCPSVPISVTPLHVSTSSALGKLCHFLPCQRPRLPPLRPQSSVSSPVSRGTSHNTTAFRRVWDVFAGGGCSCLSLRPCPPCPFCLFMKLGPWCPTWSYPECVVHGQSLERALFACTYSFCP comes from the exons ATGGtgcccctgctgctgctgcccctgCTGTTGGGGG GGGAGGATCCAGAGTACCAGCTCCGAGTGAAGGAATCCGTGACCGTGCAGGAGGGTCTGTGTGTCCACGTGCCCTGTTCCTTCTCCTACCCTTGGAAGTGGTGGTATCCCCGGACGATGCTCTACATATACTGGTTCCGGGAAAAGGACACCTCAAGCAACCATTATCCGGTGGCTACAAACAACCCACAGAGAGCAGTGAAGACAGAGGCCCGGGGCCGATTCCGCCTCGTCGGGGACCCCTGGGCCTACAACTGCTCCCTGAAAATCAGAGACGCCATGAGGAGTGATGAAGGAGTCTACTTTTTCCgagtggagagaggagaagacgTGAGATATACTTACACACATACGACGATGACTCTGCGGGTGGCAG CCCTGACACAGGAACCCGACATCCACTTCCCGGAGCCCCTCAAGTCTGGCTGGCCCGCAGAGCTGACCTGCAGCCTGCCGGGGTCCTGCGAAGGGGAAAGACCTCTCACATTCTCCTGGGTGGGGGCTGCTCTGGACTCGCTGGACCCCGAGACCCTGCACTCCTCGGTGCTGGCCTTCACCCCGAGGCTGCAGGACCATGGCACCAACCTCACCTGTCAGGTGAAACTGCCAGAAGTTCAGGCCACCGTGGAAAGAACCACCTGGCTCAATGTCTCCT ATGCCCCCCACAACCTCACCATCAGCATCTTCAGCAATGTCACAG CCATCAGCATTCTGGAAAACACCTCATCCCTTCTCATCTGGGAGGGCCAAGCTTTGCGGCTGCTCTGTGCTGCTGCCAGCAACCCCCCCGCTGAGCTGAGCTGGTTCCGGGGGTCCCCTGCCCTGAATGCCACCCCCATGTACAGGACCCACATCCTGGAACTGCCTCAAGTCGGGGCTGCGGAGGAAGGAGTCCTCACCTGCCGAGCTCAGAACTCGCTGGGCTCCCAGCACGTCTCCCTGCGTCTCTCTGTGGTCT gcccCCCGCGGCTGCTCGGCCCCTCCTGCTCCTGGGAGGGCGAGGCGCTGGGCTGCACCTGCTCCGCCAGAGCCCGGCCGGCCCCCACCCTGCGCtggcggctgggggaggggctgctggaggggaacCACAGCGACGCCTCCTTGACCGTCACCTCCAGCTCCGAGGGGCCCTGGGCCAACAGCTCCCTGAGCCTCAGGGGGCCGCTGCGCTCCGACCTCAGACTCGGCTGCGAGGCCCGGAATGAGCACGGGGCCCAGAGCACCGCCGCGGTCCTGGTGTTGCTGCCAG GGCAGTCGCTCTCCCTGGCAGAAACCGCGACTGCAGCTGTGGGAGGCGCTGGAGCCATGGCTCTgctgtgcctgtgtctgtgtctcctcgCCTTCTGGGT GGTGAGAGCCCGCCGGAAGCAAGCGTCTAGGAGTCAAGAGGGCATGGCTAATGAAGACCCTGTCATGGGTACAGTCGCCTGG TCCTTCAGGAGGTGTCCCTTGATGGCCACTCCAGCCCTGGTCCGGCTatggtgcagccacactggccttctggTGGTCTCCCCTACCGCTTGGACCCTTTGCACGTACAGCTCCTCCCACCAGAAATGCCCTTCTGTCCCCATTTCCGTCACCCCACTTCACGTATCAACATCTTCTGCTCTGGGAAAGCTTTGCCATTTCCTTCCCTGCCAACGCCCACGCCTCCCTCCTCTACGTCCCCAGAGCTCCGTGTCCAGCCCCGTCTCGAGGGGCACATCCCACAACACCACTGCATTTCGTCGTGTTTGGGATGTCTTTGCCGGCGGGGGCTGCAGTTGTCTCTCACTCCGCCCCTGTCCTCCATGTCCCTTCTGCCTTTTTATGAAACTGGGGCCGTGGTGCCCTACATGGAGTTATCCAGAATGCGTTGTTCATGGCCAGTCCCTGGAACGGGCATTGTTTGCTTGCACGTACTCGTTTTGTCCATAA
- the LOC111558053 gene encoding cytoplasmic tRNA 2-thiolation protein 1, with protein sequence MPAPQCASCHAARAALRRPRSGQALCGACFCAAFEAEVLHTVLAGRLLPPGAVVAVGASGGKDSTVLAHVLRELAPRLGVSLRLVAVDEGIGGYRDAALAAVRRQAARWDLPLTVVAYADLFGGWTMDAVARSTAGSGRSRACCTFCGVLRRRALEEGARLVGATHIVTGHNADDMAETVLMNFLRGDAGRLARGGGLGSRGEGGALPRCRPLQLASQKEVVLYAHFRRLDYFSEECVYAPEAFRGHARHLLKLLEAARPSAALDLVHSAERLALAPAARPPPPGACSRCGALASRALCQACALLDGLQRGRPRLAIGKGRGGRDEEGSSGPPPPPPGDPGSAPGPAAGGCGAACKERCE encoded by the exons ATGCCCGCCCCGCAGTGCGCCTCCTGCCACGCGGCGCGCGCGGCCCTCCGCCGCCCGCGCTCCGGCCAAGCGCTGTGCGGCGCCTGCTTCTGCGCCGCCTTCGAGGCCGAGGTGCTGCACACGGTGCTGGCGGGCCGCCTGCTGCCGCCCGGCGCCGTGGTGGCCGTGGGCGCCTCCGGCGGCAAGGACTCCACGGTGCTGGCGCACGTGCTGCGCGAGCTGGCGCCGCGCCTGGGCGTCTCGCTGCGCCTGGTGGCCGTGGACGAGGGCATCGGCGGCTACCGGGACGCGGCGCTGGCGGCCGTGCGGCGCCAGGCGGCGCGCTGGGACCTCCCGCTCACCGTCGTGGCCTACGCCGACCTCTTCGGGGGCTGGACGATGGACGCCGTGGCCCGCAGCACGGCCGGCTCCGGCCGCAGCCGCGCCTGCTGCACCTTCTGCGGGGTCCTGCGGCGCCGCGCGCTGGAGGAAGGGGCGCGCCTCGTGGGAGCCACGCACATCGTGACGG GCCACAACGCCGACGACATGGCGGAGACCGTGCTCATGAACTTCCTGCGGGGCGACGCGGGGCGGCTGGCCCGGGGCGGAGGCCTGGGCTCGCGGGGCGAGGGGGGCGCGCTGCCGCGCTGCCGCCCCCTGCAGCTGGCCTCGCAGAAGGAGGTGGTGCTGTACGCGCACTTCCGCCGCCTCGACTACTTCTCGGAGGAGTGCGTCTACGCGCCCGAGGCCTTCCGCGGCCACGCGCGCCACCTGCTCAAGCTCCTGGAGGCGGCGCGGCCGTCGGCGGCGCTGGACCTGGTGCACTCGGCCGAGCGCCTGGCCTTGGCCCCGGCCgcgcggcccccgccccccggcgccTGCTCCCGCTGCGGGGCGCTGGCCAGCCGCGCGCTCTGCCAGGCCTGCGCCCTCCTGGACGGGCTGCAGCGCGGCCGGCCCCGCCTGGCCATCGGCAAGGGCCGCGGGGGGCGCGACGAGGAGGGCTCGTCGGGGCCGCCACCCCCGCCTCCCGGCGACCCCGGCTCTGCGCCGGGCCCCGCCGCCGGGGGGTGCGGGGCTGCCTGTAAAGAGCGCTGCGAATAA